cctgttggaggttttgggcttatagcatcttgcttttccaactagggttgtagcttagcttctgataaaaataatatttcgaGGTACAATGTTAGGTTATGAGCAAGGTTCTAACCAGTATAAGGGGTGTGATCACTAGCCTGACCTGGCCAAGTTTTAATTGGAAGACAGAGAACTTATAAAATCAAGAAACGTTTTACTCTGAAAGAAAACTAATCAAGAAACGTTTGACTCTGAAATAAAACGAATCAAGGAACGTTTTACTCTGAAAGAAAACGAATCAAGAAACATTTTACGCTGAAAGAACACGAAACAAGAAACGTTTTACCCTGAAAGAAAACGAATCAAGAAACGTATTACTCTGAAAGAAAACAAACCAAGAAACGTTTTACGCTGAAAGAGAAGGAATTAAGAAACGTTTTACTCTGAAAGAAAACGAATTAAGAAACAttttactctgaaaaaaaaaacgaatcaagAAACGTTTTACTCTGAAAGAAAACGAATCAAGTAACGTTTTACTCTGAAAGAAAACGAATCAAGAAACGttaacactaaataaaaaaaaccaaGAAACGTTTTACGCTGAAAAAACGAACCAAGAAACGTTTTACGCTGAAAGAAAACTAATCAAGAAACGTTTTACTCTGAAAGAAAATGAACCATGAAACGTTTTACTCTGAAAGAAAACGAATCAAGAAACGTTTTACCCTGAAAGAAAACGAATCAAGAAACGTATTACTCTGAAAGAAAACAAACCAAGAAACGTTTTACGCTGAAAGAGAAGGAATTAAGAAACGTTTTACTCTGAAAGAAAACGAATCAAGAAACATTTTACTCTGAAAAAAAACGAATCAAGAAACGTTTTACTCTGAAAGAAAACGAATCAAGTAACGTTTTACTCTGAAAGAAAACGAATCAAGAAACGttaacactaaataaaaaaaaacaagaaacgtTTTACGCTGAAAAAACGAACCAAGAAACGTTTTACGCTGAAAGAAAACTAATCAAGAAACGTTTTACTCTGAAAGAAAAGGAACCATGAAACGTTTTACTCTGAAAGAAAACGAATCAAGAAACGTTTTACCCTGAAAGAAAACGAATCAAGAAACGTATTACTCTGAAAGAAAACAAACCAAGAAACGTTTTACGCTGAAAGAGAAGGAATTAAGAAACGTTTTACTCTGAAAGAAAACGAATCAAGAAACATTTTACTCTGAAAAAAACGAATCAAGAAACGTTTTACTCTGAAAGAAAACGAATCAAGTAACGTTTTACTCTGAAAGAAAACGAATCAAGAAACGTTAACACTAAATAAAAAAACCAAGAAACGTTTTACGCTGAAAAAACGAACCAAGAAACGTTTTACGCTGAAAGAGAAGGAATTAAGAAACGTTTTACTCTGAAAGAAAACGAATCAAGAAACATTTTACTCTGAAAAAAAACGAATCAAGTAACGTTTTACTCTGAAAGAAAACGAATCAAGAAACgttaacactgaaaaaaaaaacgaaccaaGAAACGTTTTACTCTGAAAGAAAACGAATCAAGAAACGTTTTACTCTGAAAAAAAACGAACCATGAAACGTTTTACTCTGAAAAAAAAACGAGcagaaaataaaagataacaaataaaaagggaaaatattcaAATTAGAAACTATGGTGGTCAAGATGATAGGAAAAATcttatcagacaaaaaaaaaaaaaaaaaaacatatgaaaacaaACAATATGGGATGGAAATCTAAaagaattttatttgtaattttgataGCATGAATGATTCAATTGCATATGCTACTTTAGTATTCATTGCGTTCTTTAAATTAATCTATGCTGGAAactaatgaatataaatacattcGATGTAACAATATCAATCTTGATTATTCCATGTGATAATGAATAAGATAtaatcttcttcttgttattttaaaagtattttctatCTTATACTATACCAATTAGATTATGCGTACCAGCGTGGAAGATAGACAAAGACCCAATGTCGCTGATAAAGAGATTATCTACATAAAGAGCCATTAAAGCAATAAGCGAAATGAATTATCAAAATGAAAAGGAGATGCAAGTAAATGAGATAGAAGGGGAGTCAGGGAGAGCAACAGAAGAAGAAAGCATGCACCCCAGAAAGAGAATGCATATACCctagaaaaagaaaagatacaCTCCAGAAAGAGAAAGCATACGCCCCAGAAAGAGGAAACATACACCCCAGAAAGAGAAAGTATATACCATAGAAAGAGAAAGCATATACCCAGAAAGAGAAAGCATATACCCCagaaagaaaaagcatatacccccAAAAAACGCATTCACACCTGAAAGAGAAAGCATACTTCTCAgaaagaggaagcatataccctTGAAAGAGAAAGCATATACCccagaaagaaaaagaatataccCAGAAAACGCATTCACATCAGAAAGAGAAAGCATACTTTTCAgaaagaggaagcatataccccAGAAAGAGAAAGCATACATACCAGAAAGAGAAAGTATACACCCCAGAAAGAGAAAGCATATACCATAGAAAGAGAAAGCATATACCCCAGAAAGAGAAAGCATATACCCCAGAAAGAGAATGCATAAACCCCAGAAAGAGAAAGCATAATAATCAGAAAGAGAAAGCATATACCCCAGaaaggagaagcatatacccagaaagaaaaagcataaaacccAGAAAAAGAAAGCACATACTCCAGAAAGAAAGAGTTGATACCCCAGAAAGAGAAAGCATATACCCCAGAAAGAGAAAGCATATACCTCagaaagaaaaagcatataccccaGAAAACGCATTCACATCAGAAAGAGAAAGCATACTTCTCAgaaagaggaagcatataccccAGAAAGAGAAAGCATACTTCCAGAAAGAGAATGCAAACTCCCCAGAAAGAGAATGCAAACTCCCCAGAAAGAGAATGCATAAACCCCATAAAGAGAAAGCATACTTCTTAGAATGAGGAAGCATATACCCCAGAAAAAGAAAGCATACATCCCAGAAAGAGAAAGCATACTCCCCAGAAAGAGAAAGCGTACTCCCCAGAAAGAGAATGCATAAACCCCAGAAAGAGAAAGCATATACCTCAGAAAAAGAAAGCATACAACCCAGAAAGAGAAAGCATACTCCCCAGAAAGAGAATGCATAAACCCTAGAAAGAGAAAGCATACAACCCAGAAAGAGAAATCATACTCCCCAGAAAGAGAATGCATAAACCCTAGAAAGAGAAAGCATACACCTCAGAAAAAGAAAGCATACAACCCAGAAAGAGAAAGCATACTCCCCAGAAAGAGAATGCATAAACCCTAGAAAGAGAAAGCATACAACCCAGAAAGAGAAAGCATACTCCCCAGAAAGAGAATGCATTAACCCTAGAAAGAGAAAGCATACACCTCAGAAAGAGAAAGCATACTCCCCAGAAAGAGGAAGCATATATCATAGAAAGAGAAAGCATACACTCTAGAAAGAGAAAGCATATATCGTATAAAGAGAAAGCATATACCCCAGAAAGAGAAAACATACTCCCCAGAAAGAAAAAGCATATCCCCAAAAAGAGAAAGCATACTGTATACCccagaaagaaaaagaatataccCCAGAAAACGTCAATgaacttcgatgtcaggatgccagaaaactccaaataagtcaatcaatcaatcataatatTTAGAGAGTTAACACCACGCTCAACCTTCCTATGTGTCCTTGCAAGTTAATATGCAATTTATACCTGGAatactattataattttataaacaatattcaaaataatcaAATCCTCATTGAAAAATGTCAAAATATGCCATTTCCTTGAACAGCAGATCGATcaccgcccgggaccgtgagtttaagctggttactggggaggccactgctgtgcttgagcaccacagtggaggggttgggcttgtccggctgacgttctggtgagtatctattctgatgagactggaactgaaaccagtaaGTAAAGTAACGAATGATTGAAGTAAATTATCCATCACATTTTAATTAGATCATAAAAGAAAAGCCATTAAAGGTGCCACTTGTAGCATTTCTTAAAGTAATGAGCATCGCCATTAGTAATACTCCAAAGACCTCTTTGCCGTTTTGATATAAAGGAATAACAACTTCCGGTGCAGCTAAGTGTTGGCACGTGCCATCTCTGCACAATGCTAATGTTAATTTACCGCATTTCTCTTTGATGGAAGTTTGTCTTTCATTATAACTTTTCTCAGCAAATCCAACTAGACAATGATGGGTCTTTATAGATCTGTATAGAAAGTCATAGGTAATCTTATAAGTGTCCCAGCTGACGTAAGATGTCGGCCCCTATTTGCTACAACGAAGCAAATCaccatactcaatttcttttaatgaggcgcatttgcactgactcgcagcggtgcccttttagcttggaaaagtttcctgctatctgattggttagaattatcttgtccaaactttcagcgatcaggaaactttaccgagctaaacgggcacccctgcgagtcggtgtaaatctgcctcaaaaaaagaatggactatagtgtacacgacccgtcgatAATGGTGgttagatatttaaatagatatgcgcacactcacccctctctcaccatggtatgaccactccccctcctccctacccgagggacggggagggctGAACGTgaccggatacacacacacacacacacacacgcgtgggcacacacacacacacacgcgcgcgtgcgcacacacacacacgtgcgtgcgcacacacacatatatatacatacatatatatatatatatatatatatatatatatatacatatatatatgtatatgtatacattttatattcatcacgtgtcagctttcgtgatttctacacacacacacacacacacacacacatatatatatatatatatatatatatatatatatatatatatatatatatacatatatttatgtatatatacatatacagtacatatacacacatacatatatatatatatatatatatatatatatatatatatatatatatatccgtaacattttgagttaggctggtgacattcaaacaaacaaacagaggtgaTAACATAACCCcccttggtggaggtaaaaatggtGAGAATATATGAGAGGTGTCAAAGTATTTGACGTAGAAAATAAATGATCTGATCCAGATGGCGAAAGCAAAGAAGAAAACAGGATATAGTAACACAGAATTATGAAAAGATCTGATGAAATATGAGAATATAGAATAAGCGATGTTAGTGGAAGAGGAaatgagagaaaaattgtttgtgGTATATGAGGATTTGATATTGTTTATGACGTGTGTTGCTATAGATAAGAGTAAACTATTCAGGAATGAGTtgatgaattgttattattattattattattattattattattattattacttgctaagctaaaaccctagttggaaaagcgggatgctataagcccaagggctccaacagggaaaatatcccagtgaggaaaggaaataaggaaactaaaagagaagtaattaacaattagaataaaaatttttaagaacagtaacaacattaaaacaaatctttcatatataatctataaaaactttaaaaaatcaagagaaagagaaataagatagaatagtgtgcccgagtgtaccctcaagcaagtgaactctaccccaagacagtgaaagaccatggtacagaggctaaggccagagaacaatggtttgtttttggagtgtccttctcccagaagagctgcttaccatagctaaagagtctcttctacccttaccaagaggaaattagccactgaacaattacagtgcagtagttgaagaagaattgtttagtaatctcagtgttgtcaggtgtatgaggacagaggagaatctgcaaagaatagaccagactattctgtgtatgtgtcagcaaagatgaaatgagccataaccagagagagggatccaatgtggtactgtctagccagtcaaaggacccaataactctctagctttagTAATCTCAACTGGTGGCTTATGCcttagtcaacctactacctactccaGATGTAATCAGTTGCAAACGATCTTCTGGAACCGAGGTCAGAAATAACTTCGATGTTTTTCCTCCCATTCTCTATAGCTGAAAATTTCCAGGTTTTAATTTCCTTATCGCTGAGAAAATTGAGAAGGAAGAAACGTTCTTAGTGGAGATACAATTTGTAGCTGGAGCTTCTCCATTCTAAAAGCGgaaaagggattattattattattattattattattattattattattactatccaagctacaaccctagttggaaaagcaagatgctacaagcccaggggctccaacagggaaaaatagcccagtgaggaaaggaaataagtaaataaataaatgaagagaacaaattaacaataaatcattctaaaaacagtaacaacgtcaaaacagacatgtcatata
The nucleotide sequence above comes from Palaemon carinicauda isolate YSFRI2023 chromosome 18, ASM3689809v2, whole genome shotgun sequence. Encoded proteins:
- the LOC137658031 gene encoding beta-casein-like, whose product is MNYQNEKEMQRKHIPQKEKEYTQKTHSHQKEKAYFSERGSIYPRKRKHTYQKEKVYTPERESIYHRKRKHIPQKEKAYTPERECINPRKRKHNNQKEKAYTPERRSIYPERKSIKPRKRKHILQKERVDTPERESIYPRKRKHIPQKEKAYTPENAFTSERESILLRKRKHIPQKEKAYFQKENANSPERECKLPRKRMHKPHKEKAYFLE